The Humulus lupulus chromosome 3, drHumLupu1.1, whole genome shotgun sequence genome window below encodes:
- the LOC133823222 gene encoding translocase of chloroplast 34 isoform X2 yields the protein MEGAMASQVIREWSGINTFAPATQTKLFELLGKLKIENVSTLTILVMGKGGVGKSSTVNSLIGERAVSISPFQSEGTRPVMVSRSRAGFTLNVIDTPGLIEGGYINDMALNNIKSFLLNKTIDVLLYVDRLDAYRVDNLDREVVKAITDSFGKAIWNRALVVLTHAQLSPPDGLPYDEFFSKRSEALVRALRLGAGLKKHDMQGSAIPVVLVENSGRCNKNENDEKILPTGTPWISQLVQIITEVALNGSRSIFVDKKLIEGPNPNDRGKFLIPIFLAFQYFFAIKPIEWAIRGDIAQESRPSWETRDTSMASRRF from the exons ATGGAAG GTGCCATGGCTTCCCAAGTTATCCGAGAATGGTCAGGGATAAACACATTTGCACCAGCTACTCAGACCAAGTTGTTTGAATTGTTGGGAAAACTCAAGATTGAG AATGTGAGCACTTTGACTATacttgtgatgggaaaaggtGGAGTTGGAAAATCTTCCACTGTGAACTCACTCATAGGAGAAAGGGCAGTTTCTATTAGTCCTTTTCAG TCTGAAGGTACAAGACCGGTGATGGTGTCACGCTCAAGGGCGGGATTTACGTTAAATGTTATTGATACGCCTGGGCTCATAGAAGGGGGATATATCAATGATATGGCACTTAATAATATTAAGAG CTTTCTTCTGAACAAGACAATAGATGTTCTACTGTATGTGGATCGATTAGATGCATATAGGGTTGATAACTTGGACAGAGAGGTTGTCAAAGCTATAACAGATAGTTTTGGAAAAGCAATCTGGAACAGGGCATTGGTTGTCCTTACACACGCTCAGCTTTCACCACCTGATGGTTTGCCCTATGATGAGTTCTTTTCAAAAAGATCAGAAGCTCTTGTAAGAGCCCTTCGTCTTGGTGCTGGACTCAAGAAACATGATATGCAG GGTTCAGCAATTCCTGTGGTTTTGGTTGAGAACAGTGGGAGGTGTAATAAGAATGAGAATGATGAAAAG ATTCTTCCAACTGGCACTCCTTGGATTTCTCAATTAGTTCAAATTATCACAGAAGTGGCCTTGAATGGAAGCAGGTCTATTTTTGTTGATAAGAAATTGATTGAAGGGCCAAACCCCAATGATAGAGGAAAATTCTTGATTCCCATATTTTTAGCTTTCCAA TACTTCTTTGCCATCAAACCAATTGAGTGGGCAATCAGGGGTGATATTGCACAGGAGAGTAGACCATCATGGGAGACGCGGGATACAAGCATGGCCAGTCGCAGATTCTGA
- the LOC133823222 gene encoding translocase of chloroplast 34 isoform X1, with the protein MASQVIREWSGINTFAPATQTKLFELLGKLKIENVSTLTILVMGKGGVGKSSTVNSLIGERAVSISPFQSEGTRPVMVSRSRAGFTLNVIDTPGLIEGGYINDMALNNIKSFLLNKTIDVLLYVDRLDAYRVDNLDREVVKAITDSFGKAIWNRALVVLTHAQLSPPDGLPYDEFFSKRSEALVRALRLGAGLKKHDMQGSAIPVVLVENSGRCNKNENDEKILPTGTPWISQLVQIITEVALNGSRSIFVDKKLIEGPNPNDRGKFLIPIFLAFQYFFAIKPIEWAIRGDIAQESRPSWETRDTSMASRRF; encoded by the exons ATGGCTTCCCAAGTTATCCGAGAATGGTCAGGGATAAACACATTTGCACCAGCTACTCAGACCAAGTTGTTTGAATTGTTGGGAAAACTCAAGATTGAG AATGTGAGCACTTTGACTATacttgtgatgggaaaaggtGGAGTTGGAAAATCTTCCACTGTGAACTCACTCATAGGAGAAAGGGCAGTTTCTATTAGTCCTTTTCAG TCTGAAGGTACAAGACCGGTGATGGTGTCACGCTCAAGGGCGGGATTTACGTTAAATGTTATTGATACGCCTGGGCTCATAGAAGGGGGATATATCAATGATATGGCACTTAATAATATTAAGAG CTTTCTTCTGAACAAGACAATAGATGTTCTACTGTATGTGGATCGATTAGATGCATATAGGGTTGATAACTTGGACAGAGAGGTTGTCAAAGCTATAACAGATAGTTTTGGAAAAGCAATCTGGAACAGGGCATTGGTTGTCCTTACACACGCTCAGCTTTCACCACCTGATGGTTTGCCCTATGATGAGTTCTTTTCAAAAAGATCAGAAGCTCTTGTAAGAGCCCTTCGTCTTGGTGCTGGACTCAAGAAACATGATATGCAG GGTTCAGCAATTCCTGTGGTTTTGGTTGAGAACAGTGGGAGGTGTAATAAGAATGAGAATGATGAAAAG ATTCTTCCAACTGGCACTCCTTGGATTTCTCAATTAGTTCAAATTATCACAGAAGTGGCCTTGAATGGAAGCAGGTCTATTTTTGTTGATAAGAAATTGATTGAAGGGCCAAACCCCAATGATAGAGGAAAATTCTTGATTCCCATATTTTTAGCTTTCCAA TACTTCTTTGCCATCAAACCAATTGAGTGGGCAATCAGGGGTGATATTGCACAGGAGAGTAGACCATCATGGGAGACGCGGGATACAAGCATGGCCAGTCGCAGATTCTGA